The DNA region CGGTATTTTAGATGATCCGGACTGGGCGGCCGCCGAATCTCTTGGCGATTTAAAGTTCCCGTGGTATAACTATGAAAAACATGAAGAAACCAAGAAAGCCGAACTCGAGAAAACAGAAGTTAAAATGCTCTGGGATGATGACTTTTTATACGTGTACTATACATGTGAAGATAAACATATCTGGGCCGACCACTATAATTCCAACTCGCAGACTTACAAAGACGACTGTGTTGAGTTTTTCTGGAATCCGAATCCCGGCGACGGCAATGCATATAACATGTTCGAAATCAACTGCATCGGCAACCGGCTGAGCATGTATAACGACCCTGACAGGAGGGGCGCCAGGGGCGGCGGACGATTTACCATGCCGCCACATATAGGGCATGTGATAAAAGGGACTTTAAACAATGATGAGGATATCGACGAAGGTTGGATCATCGAGATGGCGATCAGATTCGAGGATTATCCTGAACTGCTCAAAGAAAAGCCCAAAGATGGAACATTGTGGCGCGCCGGTGTAAACCGCTGCGGCGGCATGACAAATTGGCAGGACAGTATGTGGTCGCCGGAGTGGGGAAAAACAGTTGGCAGCTTTCATTTATATTCATTTTTCGGGAAATTGTATTTTAGCGATAAACCTGTAAAATAACTGAGGAATGAGGAAAATTATGGAAACTCGTCGTTCGTTCATCGGGAAAGCGGCGCTGGCGGGTATTGCCGGGATTGTGGCGTCCAGGACCGCGCCGGCTTTCGCGCAGAATATGGGAATGATCAAAATCGGTCATCTGGGGCTCGGCTCGCACAATTTTCTCGGGTCGTTCAACAATCCGCCCGCCGACATGAAAGGCAAGGTGAAAGCCCGCCCGTACGCTGTCTGGGATGATGTCCCCGCGGTGGCTGAGAAGCTGAAACAATCTCAGGGATTCGAGAAGGTGATGACCGACCCGGTGCAGCTCGCGAAGGAATCGGATGCGGTGCATGTCGAGCACGCCGATTACCGCCGTGCGCTGGAGCTTGCCCGCCCGGCGCTGGAGATGGGAAAGCCGGTGTTCATAAACCGCCCGTTCACCTATACCATCGCCGACGCCGAGGAGACAGTCCGCCTGGCAAAGGCATACAAAGCCCCGCTCATGAGCGCCTCCTCGCTGGAGTTCCAGCCGGAAGTGGCGGACATGCAGCAATTCGCCAAAGAAAAGGGGCCGATACGGGCGTACGAGGCATACTGCCCGGAACAGCATTTCACCTGGATGTTCCCCCATGTGATCAACTACGC from Candidatus Latescibacter sp. includes:
- a CDS encoding carbohydrate-binding family 9-like protein, giving the protein MKKILILLSLSAICAASLYAADEEPGRPEYTIKRCTGKIVIDGILDDPDWAAAESLGDLKFPWYNYEKHEETKKAELEKTEVKMLWDDDFLYVYYTCEDKHIWADHYNSNSQTYKDDCVEFFWNPNPGDGNAYNMFEINCIGNRLSMYNDPDRRGARGGGRFTMPPHIGHVIKGTLNNDEDIDEGWIIEMAIRFEDYPELLKEKPKDGTLWRAGVNRCGGMTNWQDSMWSPEWGKTVGSFHLYSFFGKLYFSDKPVK
- a CDS encoding Gfo/Idh/MocA family oxidoreductase, with product METRRSFIGKAALAGIAGIVASRTAPAFAQNMGMIKIGHLGLGSHNFLGSFNNPPADMKGKVKARPYAVWDDVPAVAEKLKQSQGFEKVMTDPVQLAKESDAVHVEHADYRRALELARPALEMGKPVFINRPFTYTIADAEETVRLAKAYKAPLMSASSLEFQPEVADMQQFAKEKGPIRAYEAYCPEQHFTWMFPHVINYAHAAFGGGIDTAYFTGTYNMDLGKWIDEHLPFGTSLCVLTWKSRNGQPPMIGMNTIGNYPGAFHINAYGVGENKTFTAGPKLFEYMFRALHAFYTERTIPRPYEAILEEHRALAAANVSRLSGRAVSLDSLGGSDAVPYSEDIRWWVVRNYLKAKG